A DNA window from Clostridia bacterium contains the following coding sequences:
- a CDS encoding histidinol-phosphate transaminase, with the protein MTDFNQLTRQALNGIKPYVPGKPIEEVQREYGLTDIIKLASNENPLGPAPKAVEAVQKGLVNAHIYPDGSCYQLRQALAAFQGLDAGCFIVGNGSDEIIKLLAEAFINEGDEAIMGQPSFSEYDFAVTLMGGKMVKVPVKEDFALDLDAMAGAINERTKLIFLCNPNNPTGAIVTGKEIEAFLDRVPGNIVVVFDEAYFEYVEDPEYRSGLEFLKEGRPNVMVLRTFSKIYGLAGLRIGYGMAQPELIQWVNRAREPFNVNSLAQWGARAALEDTEFIAKSRRVNNQGKEYLYRAFQDRGIKYIPTHTNFIFADVGVDSKALFTAMLKKGVIIRTGDIFGYPTFIRVTIGTPEENRRFIEVLDETLKELR; encoded by the coding sequence ATGACGGATTTCAATCAATTAACCAGACAGGCACTGAACGGGATTAAGCCTTACGTGCCGGGGAAACCCATCGAGGAAGTGCAGCGGGAGTACGGTTTAACGGATATTATCAAGTTAGCCTCCAATGAAAACCCCCTCGGGCCGGCGCCGAAAGCGGTGGAAGCGGTCCAAAAGGGCTTGGTCAATGCTCATATTTACCCGGACGGGTCCTGCTACCAGCTGCGGCAAGCCCTGGCCGCTTTTCAGGGGCTTGATGCCGGGTGCTTCATTGTTGGCAACGGTTCCGATGAAATCATCAAGCTTTTGGCGGAGGCCTTCATCAACGAAGGAGATGAGGCCATCATGGGCCAGCCCTCTTTCTCCGAATACGATTTTGCCGTCACCCTTATGGGCGGCAAAATGGTGAAAGTGCCGGTCAAAGAGGACTTCGCCCTGGACCTGGACGCCATGGCCGGGGCGATAAACGAGCGGACCAAGCTCATCTTCCTGTGTAACCCGAACAATCCCACCGGCGCCATCGTCACCGGCAAGGAAATCGAGGCTTTCCTGGACCGGGTACCGGGCAATATTGTAGTAGTCTTCGATGAAGCATACTTTGAGTACGTGGAAGATCCCGAGTACCGTTCCGGGCTGGAGTTCCTTAAGGAAGGCAGGCCAAATGTGATGGTGCTCCGCACCTTCTCCAAGATCTACGGCCTGGCAGGTTTAAGAATAGGCTACGGCATGGCCCAGCCGGAGCTCATCCAGTGGGTCAACCGGGCCAGGGAGCCCTTCAATGTGAATTCCTTGGCCCAGTGGGGAGCCCGGGCGGCGCTGGAGGATACGGAATTCATTGCCAAGAGCCGCCGGGTGAATAACCAGGGCAAGGAGTACCTGTACCGGGCTTTCCAGGACCGGGGTATCAAATACATCCCCACCCATACCAATTTCATTTTTGCCGACGTGGGGGTGGATTCCAAGGCGTTGTTTACGGCCATGCTCAAAAAGGGAGTCATCATCCGCACCGGTGACATCTTCGGTTATCCTACTTTCATCCGGGTGACCATCGGTACCCCGGAGGAGAACCGGCGGTTCATCGAGGTCTTGGATGAAACATTAAAAGAGCTTCGTTAA
- a CDS encoding response regulator transcription factor has protein sequence MPLKALIVDDEYPARKELRYLLEKHPEIQVVGEATNAYEALELIGALDYAVLFLDIDMPGFTGLELAQRIKELGKSPLVVFITAHEEFALDAFSVDAVDYLLKPIDPARLAKTVQKIQEIMSLRSSTAAAPKNHEADRKTGSAHLGLIPVESQGKTILLAEENIVYVHASNDYTYIKTARERYLTRFTLKELEQRLNPDQFYRCHRSYLVNIKKAKAVIPLYNGTLILIVDDAEKSEVPVSRAQAKRIRQILGI, from the coding sequence ATGCCACTGAAAGCATTAATTGTCGATGACGAATATCCGGCTCGCAAAGAATTACGGTATCTACTGGAAAAGCACCCGGAAATCCAAGTGGTAGGGGAAGCTACCAATGCCTACGAGGCGCTGGAACTCATTGGAGCGTTGGACTACGCCGTGCTCTTTTTGGATATAGATATGCCCGGGTTTACGGGACTGGAGTTGGCCCAGCGGATTAAAGAACTGGGCAAATCTCCCCTGGTGGTTTTCATCACCGCCCATGAAGAGTTTGCCTTGGACGCTTTCAGCGTGGACGCGGTGGATTACCTGTTGAAACCCATCGACCCGGCGCGCCTGGCGAAGACGGTGCAGAAGATCCAAGAGATAATGAGTTTAAGATCTTCCACCGCTGCCGCCCCGAAAAACCATGAAGCCGATCGCAAGACGGGTTCCGCGCATCTGGGCTTGATTCCCGTGGAGTCGCAAGGGAAAACCATCCTATTGGCCGAGGAAAACATCGTGTACGTCCATGCCAGCAACGATTACACCTATATCAAGACGGCCCGGGAAAGGTATCTCACCCGGTTTACCTTAAAAGAACTGGAGCAGCGGCTCAATCCCGACCAGTTTTACCGCTGCCACCGTTCTTACCTGGTCAATATCAAGAAGGCCAAGGCAGTTATCCCACTTTATAATGGTACTCTCATTCTCATAGTCGACGACGCGGAGAAGAGTGAAGTACCGGTGAGCAGGGCTCAAGCCAAGCGCATTAGACAAATCCTAGGCATTTAA